GGGCCGCTGTGACCCAGGTGGAGAACGGGTTTTCGCGTACCGTGGACGGCATGGAGATCTGGATCAACCCGGCCTGTTCCAAGTGCCGCAGCGCCCTCACTCTGCTCGACGCCGAGGGCGCCGACTACACCGTCCGCCGCTACCTGGAGGACGTACCGAGCGAGGCCGAGATCAAGGACGTACTCGACCGTCTCGGCCTCGAACCGTGGGACATCACCCGTACCCAGGAGGCCGCCGCCAAGGAGCTCGGGCTCAAGGACTGGGCCCGGGACGAGCCCTCGCGGGACCGCTGGATCAAGGCGCTCTCCGAGCACCCCAAGCTGATCCAGCGGCCGATCATCACGGCGGAGGACGGGACGGCGGTGGTCGGCCGTACCGACGAGGCCGTACGGGATGCTCTGTCCCGTTGAGCAAGTGATTGTCCGGCGGCGGGAGTTGGGGGCGTCGACGCTGTTACCCTCCGCCGCCATGACCTTCGGTGATCAAGGAACGCCGTACGGGGCCGCGGACCCGTACACCCAGTGGGTGGTTGAGCAGGAGCGGATACGCCGACGGCGGCGCACCCGGCGCGCGGTGGCCGCGGGGACGGGTGCCGTCCTCGTCGCGGCGATCACCGCGGGAGGCTTCCGGTACGCGGGCGGCGACGGTGATCGGGAGGCGGCCGCTCCCCCGCCGTCGGCGGCCGCGTCCGTCACCGCGTCCCCGCCCTCAGGCGCCCCGTCCACGCTGCCCTCCTTGCTCTCCCGGCCTGTGATCCGTCCGGAGCAGGCCTTCCCCGCGAAGAGCGTGCGGCTCGACGACGGCTCCCGGTACGAGCGCGTCGACCTGGCCACCACCACCGACTGCTCCGAGGGCATGTCGCCGGAGCTGGCCGCGCTGATCCAACAGGGGCAGGGGTGCGAGCGGTTGACCGCCGCGCTGTTCACGGACGCCGAGCGGCGGTCGCAGGTGACGGTGACCGTGCTGAGCTTCCGGACCGTCCAGGACGCCTCGAAGGTGTTCGCGATGGCCTCGATGGACCCGGTGGCCTATCAGGTGGTGTCGCTCGATCCGCCGCCGGAAGCGGGGCTGCCGACCGTGCCGCCCGGGTCGGCGGGCGTGTTCCGGCGGTTGATGACCGTGCGGTCCGTGGTGTTCGCCAACGGGCAGTGGGGGGACGGGGCGGAGACCGACGAGGCCGCGATCACCGAGGAGACCGAGGATCTCCTCCAGTACGCCGACGACAACGTGGTGGCGTACGAGGATCCAAGTTCCTTGTGACGCAG
Above is a window of Streptomyces sp. NBC_00490 DNA encoding:
- a CDS encoding arsenate reductase family protein; the encoded protein is MEIWINPACSKCRSALTLLDAEGADYTVRRYLEDVPSEAEIKDVLDRLGLEPWDITRTQEAAAKELGLKDWARDEPSRDRWIKALSEHPKLIQRPIITAEDGTAVVGRTDEAVRDALSR